The DNA region TCCCAATCCTTACTACGCCTGTTACCCGAATTTCGTACGCATAGTGGAAGGGAAACCCGTATTCGTAAACGTATTCGAAGAAGAAGGATTTCAATACCGGCCGGAAGAAATCAAGCCCCTTCTCGGGCCGCGGACCAAAGCGGTCATGGTCAATTCTACGGCGAATCCCACTGGGAATTTTATGCCACCGGAGCGACTGAAGGCCATTGTCGGTTTCGGAAAAACAGTCGTATCCGATGAAATTTACCATGGTTTGGTTTATGAAGGGAAGGAGCATTCCATCCTGGAGTTCACCCGGAACGCCTTGGTGATCAACGGATTCTCCAAGCTTTATGCCATGACGGGCTGGCGTTTGGGGTACCTGATCGTGCCGTCGGAATTTATCCGGCCCCTGCAGAAGATGCACCAAAATTTTTTCATCTCGGCCAACGCTTTCGTGCAATGGGCCGGGATCGCCGCCCTGAAGGAGGCGGATGCGGATGTAGCCCGCATGAGGAGCATTTACAACACCCGGCGAAAATTTCTCATCCAAAAGCTGCGAGAGATGGGGATGGGAATAACCGTGGAGCCCACGGGAGCCTTTTATATTCTGGCCAATGCCCGGTGTTACACGGCCAATTCTTTCGACTTGGCCTTTGACATTCTCAAAAAGGCGAAAGTGGGATGCACTCCGGGGATTGACTTTGGGACCAACGCCGAAGGTTACTTACGCTTTTCCTATGCCAACTCCATGGAGAAAATCGAGGAAGCCGTGGGAAGGCTGGCCCGGTATTTGAGGGATGACTGGAAACCGAAGGAGAGAGGAAAAAAGGGGTCATGAAAATCGTCTCGGCCGAATTTATCAAAAGCGCAACCAAACCTTCCGAGTATCCAACGGGAAATTTCCCGGAAGTGGCGGTGGCTGGAAAATCCAATGTAGGGAAGTCTTCGTTGATTAATGTTCTGGTGAATCGGAAGAACCTGGCCAGGACCAGCTCCAGCCCGGGCCGGACGCAGATGATCAATTTTTTCCGGGTGAATGGTAAGATATCCTTGGTGGACCTTCCGGGATATGGTTACTCCAAAGTCCCTCTCGAAGTAAGAAAAACCTGGAAACCCATGGTGGAAAGCTACCTGCAAACCCGGCAGGAGATTCGCCTGGTCGTCCTGATCCTGGACGCTCGCCGGGGGGCTTCACCGGGTGATCTGGCTTTGCTCGATTGGTTAGATTATCACGGGATTCCCTGTACCATTGCCCTCACTAAGGCTGATAAACTCTCGCCAATCGAAAGGGCCAGACAGAAGAAAGCCTTGACTGCCATCCCGTTGCTCTCAGGGAAAACCTTCTTATTTTTTTCAGCGGTAACCGGCGAGGGGAAAGACGAATTGTGGAAATTAATCCAAGTCTATTTGCAGTAATTTTTTTGCTGGAAGTAAAATCCCAGAGAAAAAGCCGGGCCCGCCAATTTTTTTTAATAACTTAACCAAATTTCTTTTGCAGGATTTTGATTAATTGCCCAGGCTGGTTGGTGATGATCCCGTCGATTCCCCAGCGGATGAATTGCTCCATCTCTTCTGCGGAATCAACCGTATAGACGTTCACCTTCATCCCTTCCTGGTGGATCTTGGTAATTTTCTCCTTGGTAAGAAAGTTCCTCCGCAAGTTCAGGATAAAGAAAGATTCCCCAGCCGTTATTTCCCGCAGGGAATTCCAGTCTTTATGATAGAGCAAGGCCACCCAGGCCCGAGGCTCTCTTGTTTTGATTCGTTCCAGGGCAATGGGGTTAAAAGAAGAGAAGATCACCTGATTCAACATCTCGGTTTTTTTTACTTCCCGCAAAGCCCGGTCGGCTAATTCCGTAATTGCATACTGACTATAGGTTGGATTTTTTATTTCGATATTGACCAATATCCGGTCGCTGGTAATTTTCAGAACCTCTTTTAGGGTGGGAATCCGTTCTCCAGAAAATTGAGGACCAAACCGGGAACCCGCGTCCAGCTTTTTCAGTTCTTTTAAGGTAAAGTCGGCAACTTGGCCTTGGCCGTTCGTAGTTCGCTCTAAAATTTCATCGTGGATTACCACTACTTCTTTATCCTTAGAGAATTGAACATCCAATTCCAGCATGTCGCTCCCAACCTCGATGGCTTTGCGGAAAGCAGCCAAAGTGTTTTCGGGTGCCTCACCAGAAAATCCCCGGTGGGCAATAACCATCACTGGAAACCTTGTTTTCCAGGTTGGTTTCATCGAATCCTCAATTTTTTTTGCTGCACAACCCATCTGTCCTCCCATCCCTATACTCAAAAGAATATATAAAATTCCCACCCATTTTTTATCAATGGCGAAATGATTCATCCATTCCTCCCATCGGGAACCAAAGAATTTATTTTTCCGTTTCGAGCAATCCATGCATGAAATAGCGTTGCATCAGAAGCACCACCAGAACAGGGGGGAGAAGGGCGATCATGGCCACGGCCATGACTAAGTTCCACTCGGGAGGCTGGGTTCCCGCAGGGATGGTGGAGGCGATCCCTACCACCACGACTCTCATTTT from Deltaproteobacteria bacterium includes:
- a CDS encoding aminotransferase class I/II-fold pyridoxal phosphate-dependent enzyme gives rise to the protein PNPYYACYPNFVRIVEGKPVFVNVFEEEGFQYRPEEIKPLLGPRTKAVMVNSTANPTGNFMPPERLKAIVGFGKTVVSDEIYHGLVYEGKEHSILEFTRNALVINGFSKLYAMTGWRLGYLIVPSEFIRPLQKMHQNFFISANAFVQWAGIAALKEADADVARMRSIYNTRRKFLIQKLREMGMGITVEPTGAFYILANARCYTANSFDLAFDILKKAKVGCTPGIDFGTNAEGYLRFSYANSMEKIEEAVGRLARYLRDDWKPKERGKKGS
- the yihA gene encoding ribosome biogenesis GTP-binding protein YihA/YsxC; its protein translation is MKIVSAEFIKSATKPSEYPTGNFPEVAVAGKSNVGKSSLINVLVNRKNLARTSSSPGRTQMINFFRVNGKISLVDLPGYGYSKVPLEVRKTWKPMVESYLQTRQEIRLVVLILDARRGASPGDLALLDWLDYHGIPCTIALTKADKLSPIERARQKKALTAIPLLSGKTFLFFSAVTGEGKDELWKLIQVYLQ
- a CDS encoding glycerophosphodiester phosphodiesterase family protein, with protein sequence MNHFAIDKKWVGILYILLSIGMGGQMGCAAKKIEDSMKPTWKTRFPVMVIAHRGFSGEAPENTLAAFRKAIEVGSDMLELDVQFSKDKEVVVIHDEILERTTNGQGQVADFTLKELKKLDAGSRFGPQFSGERIPTLKEVLKITSDRILVNIEIKNPTYSQYAITELADRALREVKKTEMLNQVIFSSFNPIALERIKTREPRAWVALLYHKDWNSLREITAGESFFILNLRRNFLTKEKITKIHQEGMKVNVYTVDSAEEMEQFIRWGIDGIITNQPGQLIKILQKKFG